Proteins from one Salmo salar chromosome ssa07, Ssal_v3.1, whole genome shotgun sequence genomic window:
- the LOC106609511 gene encoding serine/threonine-protein kinase 38-like, translating to MEQDTEDSMAMTGGTAAALPMSNHTRERVTVAKLTLENFYSTLLTQHEERETRQKKLEKVMDEEGLIDEEKIMRRSQHARKETEFLRLKRTRLGLDDFESLKVIGRGAFGEVRLVQKKDTGHIYAMKILRKADMLEKEQVAHIRAERDILVEADGAWVVKMFYSFQDKRNLYLIMEFLPGGDMMTLLMKKDTLSEEATQFYIAETVLAIDSIHQLGFIHRDIKPDNLLLDSRGHVKLSDFGLCTGLKKAHRTEFYRNLTHNPPSDFSFQNMNSKRKAETWKKNRRQLAYSTVGTPDYIAPEVFLQTGYNKLCDWWSLGVIMYEMLIGYPPFCSETPQETYRKVMNWKETLVFPPEVPISERAKDLILRYCNDAENRVGAVSVEEMKSHAFFEPVDWEHIRERPAAISIEIKSIDDTSNFDEFPESDILQPVSNVTEPDKSKDWVFLNYTYKRFEGLTQRGTIPTYMKAGKA from the exons ATGGAGCAGGATACAGAG GATAGTATGGCCATGACGGGAGGGACTGCAGCTGCCCTTCCCATGAGCAACCACACCCGGGAGAGGGTGACCGTGGCCAAGCTGACACTGGAGAACTTCTACAGCACTCTGCTGACACAACACGAGGAGCGAGAGACCAG GCAGAAGAAGCTGGAGAAAGTGATGGATGAGGAAGGCTTGATAGATGAAGAG AAGATCATGCGACGCTCCCAGCACGCCAGGAAGGAGACAGAGTTCCTGCGGCTGAAGAGGACCCGGCTGGGCCTGGATGACTTTGAGTCGCTAAAGGTCATTGGTCGAGGCGCCTTTGGAGAG GTCCGCTTGGTGCAGAAAAAAGACACTGGGCACATATATGCCATGAAGATCTTGAGGAAAGCTGACATGTTGGAGAAGGAGCAGGTGGCTCATATTCGGGCAGAGAGGGACATCTTGGTGGAGGCGGACGGGGCCTGGGTGGTCAAGATGTTCTACAGTTTCCAGGATAAGAGGAACCTCTACCTCATCATGGAGTTTCTACCTGGAG GTGACATGATGAccctgctgatgaaaaaggaCACCCTGTCTGAAGAGGCTACCCAGTTCTACATAGCTGAGACCGTCCTGGCCATCGACTCCATCCACCAGCTGGGTTTCATCCACAGAGACATCAAACCTGATAACCTGCTTCTGGACTCCAGG GGCCATGTAAAGCTGTCTGATTTTGGTCTGTGTACGGGACTGAAGAAGGCCCACCGTACAGAGTTCTACAGGAACCTCACACACAACCCTCCCAGTGACTTCT CCTTCCAAAACATGAACTCAAAGAGAAAAGCAGAGACGTGGAAGAAGAACCGGAGGCAACTG GCCTACTCCACAGTGGGAACACCGGACTATATTGCCCCAGAGGTGTTCCTGCAGACGGGATACAACAAGCTCTGTGACTGGTGGTCTCTGGGGGTCATCATGTATGAGATGCTGATAG GGTACCCCCCGTTCTGTTCTGAAACACCCCAGGAGACGTATAGGAAGGTGATGAACTGGAAGGAGACCTTGGTCTTCCCCCCTGAGGTGCCCATCTCAGAGCGGGCCAAGGACTTGATTCTCAG GTACTGTAATGACGCTGAGAACCGTGTTGGTGCTGTGAGTGTTGAGGAGATGAAGAGTCACGCCTTCTTTGAGCCTGTGGACTGGGAACACATCAG GGAAAGACCAGCTGCCATCTCCATTGAGATCAAGAGCATCGATGACACATCGAACTTTGATGAGTTCCCAGAATCGGACATCCTTCAGCCAG TTTCCAACGTGACGGAGCCAGACAAATCCAAGGACTGGGTGTTCTTGAACTACACCTACAAGAGGTTTGAGGGGCTGACTCAGCGAGGCACCATCCCCACATACATGAAGGCAGGGAAGGCCTGA
- the LOC106609513 gene encoding mediator of RNA polymerase II transcription subunit 21 isoform X1: protein MPGHLVQRFNLLLILQTDTQNSSQLNKDFLSLCALCTPTCGWQQHAKKRLVSPEIQGETTKMADRLTQLQDAVNSLADQFCNAIGVLQQCAPPASFNNIQTAINKDQPSNPTEEYAQLFAALIARTAKDVDVLIDSLPSEESTAALQAASLRQLEEENHDAAARLEEVVYRGDLLLEKIQSALADIAQSQLRTRSGGPSQTTPPES, encoded by the exons ATGCCGGGCCACCTGGTTCAGCGATTCAATCTCCTCCTGATACTGCAAACAGATACACAGAACTCCAGTCAACTCAATAAAG aTTTTCTTTCACTGTGTGCGTTGTGTACTCCAACCTGCGGGTGGCAACAACACGCTAAGAAACGTTTAGTCAGCCCGGAAATCCAAGGAGAAACAACAAAGATGGCGGACAGGCTAACGCAACTTCAAGATGCAGTCAATTCG CTTGCTGATCAGTTTTGCAATGCAATCGGGGTGCTGCAGCAGTGTGCGCCGCCAGCTTCGTTCAACAACATACAGACAGCAATCAACAAGGACCAGCCATCGAACCCCACTGAGG AGTATGCCCAACTATTTGCTGCACTGATTGCCCGGACAGCTAAGGATGTGGACGTGCTGATTGACTCACTGCCTAGTGAGGAGTCCACGGCAGCTCTACAG GCGGCCAGTCTGCGGCAGTTGGAGGAGGAGAATCATGATGCAGCGGCACGTCTCGAAGAGGTGGTATACCGTGGGGACTTGCTACTGGAGAAGATCCAAAGCGCCCTGGCTGATATTGCGCAGTCACAACTTCGTACTCGCAGTGGAGGACCCAGCCAGACCACACCGCCTGAATCATGA
- the LOC106609513 gene encoding mediator of RNA polymerase II transcription subunit 21 isoform X2, with product MLRKSGESVTENTSKQKLQESHVDFLSLCALCTPTCGWQQHAKKRLVSPEIQGETTKMADRLTQLQDAVNSLADQFCNAIGVLQQCAPPASFNNIQTAINKDQPSNPTEEYAQLFAALIARTAKDVDVLIDSLPSEESTAALQAASLRQLEEENHDAAARLEEVVYRGDLLLEKIQSALADIAQSQLRTRSGGPSQTTPPES from the exons ATGCTACGGAAATCAGGTGAATCGGTCACTGAAAATACAAGCAAACAAAAGCTGCAAGAGTCTCATGTTG aTTTTCTTTCACTGTGTGCGTTGTGTACTCCAACCTGCGGGTGGCAACAACACGCTAAGAAACGTTTAGTCAGCCCGGAAATCCAAGGAGAAACAACAAAGATGGCGGACAGGCTAACGCAACTTCAAGATGCAGTCAATTCG CTTGCTGATCAGTTTTGCAATGCAATCGGGGTGCTGCAGCAGTGTGCGCCGCCAGCTTCGTTCAACAACATACAGACAGCAATCAACAAGGACCAGCCATCGAACCCCACTGAGG AGTATGCCCAACTATTTGCTGCACTGATTGCCCGGACAGCTAAGGATGTGGACGTGCTGATTGACTCACTGCCTAGTGAGGAGTCCACGGCAGCTCTACAG GCGGCCAGTCTGCGGCAGTTGGAGGAGGAGAATCATGATGCAGCGGCACGTCTCGAAGAGGTGGTATACCGTGGGGACTTGCTACTGGAGAAGATCCAAAGCGCCCTGGCTGATATTGCGCAGTCACAACTTCGTACTCGCAGTGGAGGACCCAGCCAGACCACACCGCCTGAATCATGA
- the LOC106609513 gene encoding mediator of RNA polymerase II transcription subunit 21 isoform X3 codes for MADRLTQLQDAVNSLADQFCNAIGVLQQCAPPASFNNIQTAINKDQPSNPTEEYAQLFAALIARTAKDVDVLIDSLPSEESTAALQAASLRQLEEENHDAAARLEEVVYRGDLLLEKIQSALADIAQSQLRTRSGGPSQTTPPES; via the exons ATGGCGGACAGGCTAACGCAACTTCAAGATGCAGTCAATTCG CTTGCTGATCAGTTTTGCAATGCAATCGGGGTGCTGCAGCAGTGTGCGCCGCCAGCTTCGTTCAACAACATACAGACAGCAATCAACAAGGACCAGCCATCGAACCCCACTGAGG AGTATGCCCAACTATTTGCTGCACTGATTGCCCGGACAGCTAAGGATGTGGACGTGCTGATTGACTCACTGCCTAGTGAGGAGTCCACGGCAGCTCTACAG GCGGCCAGTCTGCGGCAGTTGGAGGAGGAGAATCATGATGCAGCGGCACGTCTCGAAGAGGTGGTATACCGTGGGGACTTGCTACTGGAGAAGATCCAAAGCGCCCTGGCTGATATTGCGCAGTCACAACTTCGTACTCGCAGTGGAGGACCCAGCCAGACCACACCGCCTGAATCATGA
- the LOC106609512 gene encoding FGFR1 oncogene partner 2 homolog isoform X1, producing the protein MTCSLENVLSDAKSLVERLRNHDNAAEVLIEQTTSLNKRVEAMKQYQEEIESLNQVARHRPRSSLVMGIQQENRQIRDLQQENKELRTSLEEHQSAIELIMTKYREQVFRLLMASKKDDPAIVNQLKEQHTTVSDPPSSCVTSYSGATLSSCIEEVQSKYLYCFYSMTLQEMQAHIDKINEMATVMRKAIEVDEGRLCEDEERIKQLELENSGLRELLGISREAFLVLTREEASDSTSLSALLTSADISLRKS; encoded by the exons ATGACGTGTTCATTAGAAAATGTATTATCAGACGCCAAGTCGCTGGTGGAAAGACTTCGCAACCATGACAATGCAGCGGAGGTACTTATCGAACAGACAACGTCCCTTAACAAGAGGGTGGAGGCGATGAAACAG TATCAGGAGGAGATTGAATCGCTGAACCAGGTGGCCCGGCATCGGCCCCGTTCCAGCCTCGTCATGGGCATTCAGCAGGAAAACCGGCAGATCCGTGACCTACAGCAGGAAAACAAAG AGTTGAGAACCTCCCTGGAGGAACACCAGTCGGCCATAGAGCTCATCATGACTAAATACAGGGAGCAGGTCTTCAGACTCCTCATGGCCAGTAAGAAGGATGACCCAGCCATCGTCAACCAATTAAAGGAGCAGCACACCACTGTGAGTGACCCACCCTCTTCTTGTGTCACATCATACTCAGGAGCTACCCTTTCTTCTTGTATCGAGGAAGTTCAAAGCAAATATTTATATTGTTTCTATTCTATGACTCTGCAGGAAATGCAAGCGCACATAGACAAGATCAACGAGATGGCTACGGTGATGAGGAAGGCCATCGAAGTGGATGAGGGGAGGTTGTGTGAAGACGAGGAGAGGATTAAGCAACTAGAG CTGGAGAACAGTGGTCTTCGTGAGCTGCTAGGGATCAGTCGAGAGGCCTTCCTAGTTCTGACGAGAGAGGAGGCCTCGGATAGCACATCCCTGTCTGCACTGTTGACCAGCGCTGACATCAGCCTCCGGAAGAGTTAG
- the LOC106609512 gene encoding FGFR1 oncogene partner 2 homolog isoform X2: MTCSLENVLSDAKSLVERLRNHDNAAEVLIEQTTSLNKRVEAMKQYQEEIESLNQVARHRPRSSLVMGIQQENRQIRDLQQENKELRTSLEEHQSAIELIMTKYREQVFRLLMASKKDDPAIVNQLKEQHTTEMQAHIDKINEMATVMRKAIEVDEGRLCEDEERIKQLELENSGLRELLGISREAFLVLTREEASDSTSLSALLTSADISLRKS, translated from the exons ATGACGTGTTCATTAGAAAATGTATTATCAGACGCCAAGTCGCTGGTGGAAAGACTTCGCAACCATGACAATGCAGCGGAGGTACTTATCGAACAGACAACGTCCCTTAACAAGAGGGTGGAGGCGATGAAACAG TATCAGGAGGAGATTGAATCGCTGAACCAGGTGGCCCGGCATCGGCCCCGTTCCAGCCTCGTCATGGGCATTCAGCAGGAAAACCGGCAGATCCGTGACCTACAGCAGGAAAACAAAG AGTTGAGAACCTCCCTGGAGGAACACCAGTCGGCCATAGAGCTCATCATGACTAAATACAGGGAGCAGGTCTTCAGACTCCTCATGGCCAGTAAGAAGGATGACCCAGCCATCGTCAACCAATTAAAGGAGCAGCACACCACT GAAATGCAAGCGCACATAGACAAGATCAACGAGATGGCTACGGTGATGAGGAAGGCCATCGAAGTGGATGAGGGGAGGTTGTGTGAAGACGAGGAGAGGATTAAGCAACTAGAG CTGGAGAACAGTGGTCTTCGTGAGCTGCTAGGGATCAGTCGAGAGGCCTTCCTAGTTCTGACGAGAGAGGAGGCCTCGGATAGCACATCCCTGTCTGCACTGTTGACCAGCGCTGACATCAGCCTCCGGAAGAGTTAG